In the Populus trichocarpa isolate Nisqually-1 chromosome 1, P.trichocarpa_v4.1, whole genome shotgun sequence genome, one interval contains:
- the LOC7478711 gene encoding dihydrolipoyllysine-residue succinyltransferase component of 2-oxoglutarate dehydrogenase complex 2, mitochondrial: MFGVIRRRVANGGLSSSSSAILRQSLQTIRPAPSSTSRVSDEILTHARGFEHVRKFSCFVSPRGRAISSRPVREVVSNMELASSKKTWSRPFSSDTGDLVDAVVPFMGESITDGTLAKFLKNPGDSVEVDEAIAQIETDKVTIDVASPEAGVIKEYIAKEGDTVEPGAKIAVISKSGEGVAHVAPSENISQKAAPKQSASQTKDEEKQKPKVEARPVPEKPKTPATPPPKRSATEPQLPPKERERRVPMTRLRKRVATRLKDSQNTFAMLTTFNEVDMTNLMKLRSDYKDAFVEKHGVKLGLMSGFIKAAVSGLQNQPIINAVIDGDDIIYRDYVDISIAVGTPKGLVVPVIRNAGKMNFAEIEKEINTLAKKANDGTISIDEMAGGSFTISNGGVYGSLLSTPIINPPQSAILGMHSIVSRPMVVGGNVVPRPMMYIALTYDHRLIDGREAVFFLRRIKDVVEDPRRLLLDV, from the exons ATGTTTGGGGTTATAAGAAGAAGAGTCGCTAATGGAGGCTTGTCTTCGTCGTCATCTGCG ATTTTGAGGCAGTCATTACAAACTATTCGACCTGCGCCTTCGTCTACCTCTAGAGTCTCCGACGAG ATTTTAACTCATGCCAGAGGATTTGAACATGTTCGGAAATTCAGTTGCTTTGTTTCTCCCCGAG GCAGGGCAATTAGTTCAAGGCCCGTGAG AGAAGTTGTTTCCAACATGGAGCTCGCCTCCAGCAAGAAAACTTGGAGTAGGCCATTTTCTTCAGACACTG GGGATTTGGTTGATGCTGTTGTTCCTTTTATGGGTGAATCCATCACTGATGGCACTCTAGCAAAATTCTTAAAGA ATCCTGGTGATAGTGTAGAAGTTGATGAGGCAATTGCTCAAATTGAGACAGATAAG GTGACAATTGATGTTGCTAGTCCAGAAGCAGGTGTGATAAAAGAg TATATAGCCAAGGAAGGGGATACTGTTGAACCAGGTGCCAAGATTGCTGTCATTTCAAAGTCTGGTGAAGGTGTAGCTCATGTTGCTCCATCTGAGAATATATCACAGAAAGCTGCACCTAAGCAATCTGCTTCTCAAACGAAGGATGAAGAAAAGCAAAAGCCTAAGGTTGAAGCTAGACCTGTCCCAGAAAAGCCTAAAACTCCAGCAACACCACCTCCTAAACGCTCTGCTACAGAACCCCAGCTTCCTCCTAAGGAAAGGGAAAGAAGA GTTCCTATGACAAGACTTCGGAAAAGGGTTGCAACCCGATTGAAGGACTCTCAGAACACATTTGCTATGTTGACAACATTCAATGAAGTTGATAT GACTAATTTGATGAAGCTTCGCTCTGATTACAAGGATGCTTTTGTTGAAAAACATGGAGTGAAATTGGGCCTTATGTCAGGATTTATAAAG GCTGCTGTCAGTGGTCTCCAGAATCAGCCTATTATAAATGCAGTTATTGATGGGGATGATATCATATACAGAGATTATGTAGACATTAGTATAGCTGTCGGTACTCCAAAG GGCCTTGTTGTTCCAGTTATCCGTAATGCTGGTAAGATGAACTTTGCTGAGATAGAGAAGGAAATCAACACCCTTGCAAAGAAGGCAAATGACGGGACAATTTCAATTGATGAGATGGCTGGAGGTTCATTTACAATATCGAATGGAGGTGTTTATGGAAGCCTTTTGAGTACACCCATTATCAACCCCCCTCAG TCGGCTATATTGGGCATGCACTCGATAGTGAGCCGTCCAATGGTTGTTGGAGGTAATGTTGTTCCAAGGC